A portion of the Mytilus galloprovincialis chromosome 12, xbMytGall1.hap1.1, whole genome shotgun sequence genome contains these proteins:
- the LOC143055426 gene encoding fibrinogen-like protein A isoform X1 has translation MNSIVVVVALCVFWYGDIVVTALEPDTEDIGDPDPLSMPLITDKGAPLVAMLDTKSINRKMKIYIQTLMRNTVKNYEKEQTQRSFETLLEGNSTVEFFRNITLQEINDVLKEKGQDQLINPVRNEGESKQDCADIVKSNRKAKSGVYFIFPDKKTAVRVYCNMNTVHDAWTIIQRRLDGTENFQRTWKDYENGFGNPYGEYWIGENSTRLSHSNKHIHILTSRGRYELRIYLTDLSNTEKYAVYKTFIVGDAASKYKLTVGNYSGNAGDYMAYNNGNKFSTKDQDNDDFLGAAWAMAYGPWWHKSCCYSSLNRKFNHNLYWKSFSDHSAKTSVMMIRKLL, from the exons ATGAATTCAATCGTTGTGGTAGTTGCTTTATGTGTGTTCTGGTATGGAGACATTGTTGTTACAGCATTAGAACCAGACACCGAAGATATAGGGGACCCAGACCCTTTGTCAATGCCTTTGATTACCGACAAAGGTGCACCACTGGTGGCCATGCTAGACACAAAATCCATAAACAGGAAAATGAAGATTTACATACAAACGCTAATGAGGAATACGGTTAAAAATTATGAGAAAGAACAAACACAACGTTCGTTTGAGACATTATTGGAAGGAAACTCGACCGTAGAATTTTTCAGAAATATTACCCTGCAGGAAATAAATGACGTTTTGAAAGAGAAAGGACAAGATCAACTGATTAATCCTGTCAGGAATGAAG GAGAGAGCAAACAGGACTGCGCTGATATAGTAAAATCAAACCGGAAAGCAAAGTCTGGTGTGTATTTCATATTCCCGGATAAAAAGACAGCAGTGAGAGTCTATTGTAATATGAATACAGTTCATGATGCATGGACA ATTATTCAGAGAAGGTTAGACGGTACTGAAAATTTCCAGAGAACGTGGAAAGATTATGAGAATGGATTTGGGAATCCTTATGGTGAATACTGGATTGGTGAGAACAGTACTAGACTATCACACA GTAACAAACACATACACATCCTGACATCCAGAGGAAGATATGAATTGAGAATATATCTAACAGATCTGTCCAATACTGAGAAGTATGCTGTGTATAAAACGTTTATAGTTGGAGATGCTGCGTCTAAGTACAAGCTGACTGTTGGGAATTATAGTGGGAATGCAG GTGATTATATGGCTTATAATAATGGAAATAAGTTCTCAACAAAAGACCAGGATAATGACGACTTTTTAGGAGCTGCATGGGCGATGGCATATGGACCATGGTGGCATAAAAGCTGTTGTTACAGTTCTCTTAATAGGAAGTTCAACCACAACCTGTACTGGAAATCTTTTAGCGACCACTCTGCCAAAACGTCAGTAATGATGATACGAAAACTGTTGTAg
- the LOC143055426 gene encoding fibrinogen-like protein A isoform X2: MNSIVVVVALCVFWYGDIVVTALEPDTEDIGDPDPLSMPLITDKGAPLVAMLDTKSINRKMKIYIQTLMRNTVKNYEKEQTQRSFETLLEGNSTVEFFRNITLQEINDVLKEKGQDQLINPVRNEGESKQDCADIVKSNRKAKSGVYFIFPDKKTAVRVYCNMNTVHDAWTIIQRRLDGTENFQRTWKDYENGFGNPYGEYWIGNKHIHILTSRGRYELRIYLTDLSNTEKYAVYKTFIVGDAASKYKLTVGNYSGNAGDYMAYNNGNKFSTKDQDNDDFLGAAWAMAYGPWWHKSCCYSSLNRKFNHNLYWKSFSDHSAKTSVMMIRKLL; this comes from the exons ATGAATTCAATCGTTGTGGTAGTTGCTTTATGTGTGTTCTGGTATGGAGACATTGTTGTTACAGCATTAGAACCAGACACCGAAGATATAGGGGACCCAGACCCTTTGTCAATGCCTTTGATTACCGACAAAGGTGCACCACTGGTGGCCATGCTAGACACAAAATCCATAAACAGGAAAATGAAGATTTACATACAAACGCTAATGAGGAATACGGTTAAAAATTATGAGAAAGAACAAACACAACGTTCGTTTGAGACATTATTGGAAGGAAACTCGACCGTAGAATTTTTCAGAAATATTACCCTGCAGGAAATAAATGACGTTTTGAAAGAGAAAGGACAAGATCAACTGATTAATCCTGTCAGGAATGAAG GAGAGAGCAAACAGGACTGCGCTGATATAGTAAAATCAAACCGGAAAGCAAAGTCTGGTGTGTATTTCATATTCCCGGATAAAAAGACAGCAGTGAGAGTCTATTGTAATATGAATACAGTTCATGATGCATGGACA ATTATTCAGAGAAGGTTAGACGGTACTGAAAATTTCCAGAGAACGTGGAAAGATTATGAGAATGGATTTGGGAATCCTTATGGTGAATACTGGATTG GTAACAAACACATACACATCCTGACATCCAGAGGAAGATATGAATTGAGAATATATCTAACAGATCTGTCCAATACTGAGAAGTATGCTGTGTATAAAACGTTTATAGTTGGAGATGCTGCGTCTAAGTACAAGCTGACTGTTGGGAATTATAGTGGGAATGCAG GTGATTATATGGCTTATAATAATGGAAATAAGTTCTCAACAAAAGACCAGGATAATGACGACTTTTTAGGAGCTGCATGGGCGATGGCATATGGACCATGGTGGCATAAAAGCTGTTGTTACAGTTCTCTTAATAGGAAGTTCAACCACAACCTGTACTGGAAATCTTTTAGCGACCACTCTGCCAAAACGTCAGTAATGATGATACGAAAACTGTTGTAg